GCGGTGCTGTCGGGTTGTTCGAAGTTTCGGTTGTTGATGAACCGGCCGCCGGGCTGAGGCACTTCAATCGCACCGATCTCGACGGGTCTTTCCGCGTGATCGCCCGAAATGTCGTAGGTCGACACCGTGGCCGCCCCCTGCTTCAGGTCGGGACGAGGCAAGTTGTTGACTGTATACAGGCGTGTCCCTGCTTTGTTCGGAAGCACCCAGCAAATGTCTTGGCCGCTGTTGGGCACCGAGCCGCGGAACTGAATGCCGCCGTCTGCCGTATACCGAAAGACCCCGAGGTTGTTTCGCGTAACGAATCCGACATACAGTAGCGGCAACTTGGGATGCGTCCAGAGCCCCAGCGGCATGGAAGGAACGCCGGGCATACCTTTGTATTTGTAGCTCGCATCCGTTTCCGACAATTGGACAAGTGCGAGTTCGGAGAGGACGCTGTCGGGTCCGATCTTGAATACGTGCATCTGTCCCTTGACGCTCGCCTCGTCGCCCGCCAGGAACGACCGCTTGCCTTCGCCGTCGAAATCCGCATCGACCTCGAAGTCATTGCCGAAGGCGATTGCCGGGTTCGTCTGAGATACGTGAACTTGCGTCGGCTTGTGCCCGTCTTCGACCTCGACCTTGGAGACGAACCGTAGCGACCCGGTCGCCTCGATCCGGAAGGAGCAGTAGCTCGCTTTCGACCTGCCCTTCAGATCCTCGGCCTGGTGATAGTCGCCGTTGCGATTCGACACGAGCAACGTGCCGCCGCTTACGGAGAGGCTGTTGGGGGCTATGCCGTGGGACGGGAACGGCGATCCGGGGACATGCTTCAGCGAGCCGTCGCGAGTAATGTCAAAGACCGCGACCGTGTTGCTGTGGCCATTGACCGTGAAGAGCCGCCGTCCGTCGGCGCTGATCACCAGCGGCGTGTCGTTGTCATTTGGTCCTAGCTTGCCATGCGTATCGTTGTTGATGCCGGTGCCGCCGGTGTGGAACGGATTCCCAGGGTGAGGAGACATGGAGCCGTCGTCATGGCGGGAATAGCCGAGGACGGCGTTTTGACCCTCTCGGATGTCGTTGGTCTGCAGGAACAGATATCGACCCTCCTGAGCGATGACTGGGCTGCTGGACAGAAGGGCCGCCCACAGCCCGAAAGTAACGGCCTGCATCCTACGGTGTTTCATGCTGAACGCCTCGGAGATAGGAATGAGTATGAAGGAGCTGACGCCGCATTTTGACGTTGCGGGTCGTAAGCCGGGGTGAACGGCCCCGCCGGCGTGCGGCAGCCGGTGCGATATCGCTCGGCGACGAGGCCCGACTGAATCACCCCAGCCTGGGGAATCCTCGCCTTCGCGGAGACGACCGGCTTGCCGATCATCGCTGCTCCGTCCTGGCCTTGGTCAGGACGTCCTTGAGGACGGGGTACACGTCGGAGAACACGAAGTTCGTTGCATTCTGGTCGTGACAGCTGTTGCATGACGCGACCTTGTTCCTGGATGCCCCCGTCTTCAGGGGGTATTTGTGGCCGAAGCTGAAGTAGGCCCAGTTGCCGGGCTCCTCCGCGAAGCGTTTGCCGTCCTTGATCGACACTTCCAGGCCGGTGAAACCCCCCTGGAAGTAGCCATTTCCGCTCGGCTGAACCTTCGAGCCGACGGAGGTCAGCTCCTTGACGATGACGGTTCCGTCGCGGTATTCGCCATGCTGCTCGACGTAGGCGAAGCTCTCCGGGTCCATGTATGTGTTGTGGAACTCAGGGAAGCTGGCTTCGCCCTCGTTCATGTCGTTCGGGGTGACGGGGGCCCCGAGAAAGACCCACTTGCGAAAGCCGGCCGGCTGCTTGATCGAGCCGTCCTCGTTGAACTCCACGAGCGAACCCTTCGCGGCGGGCTGCCGGGCCAGCGACTCCGACTCCCCGGCCGTCCAGGCGGATGCGATGAAAGCCCCGCCGATCAACGCGGCCCACATCAACCATCGTCTGTTCATGGCTCGCTCCCATTATCCTTGTCCGTCGACGAAGTTTGGCGACGATTCGTCCGTGCCGCGACGCGGGTTCCGCGTTGCAGGTCCGGCCGGTCGTCGCACAGGATTTTTCGGAGTATACAGATGCCCTCATGGGGCTGCTGTCATTTGGATGACAAATTGTTCAAATTTTGATGTTGAGCCTTTCGATTCGATCGAGCGAAGGCCCGTGATTTCAGGTTCAGCAGGAGCGATTTGCGAAAGCCCGAGGCAAGCGGGTACCATCGCCAGGATTTCCGCAGCGGATCGACCACGAGATGGGCCCGGCTTCCCCCAGGCCGAAGTCCGTTTAGCATCTCACGCGGAGCCTTGACCGAAGGGGCCTCGATGCAACTCGACAAGGAATGGGCCGAGCAGTTCGCCGGGGCCTGCGCGAATATCCCGTCATCGCTGCGAAGCTCGCTCCCGTCAGGGAAATTCATCTACTCGGGCACGCCTGGGGGCCGCTGCTGGGTCGTGACCTCCGGATACGTCAAACTGATCGACCCGCGTCCTGACGGGAACAGCGTCATCCGCTTGATCCATGGCCGCGGCGGCTTGATCGGCGCCAGACCGTTCGCGTCGAAGGCGTTTCATGGCTTCAAGACCGTCCAGCTCGAACAAGCGGTGGCCCATGGTCCGGCCGAAGTGCTCGAATTCGAAAGGACCGCCATGGAGAACGCCGCGCTCGCGGACCCCGTCCTGACGAGACGGCTGCTCGAATCGGCGGCCGTGCGGTCGGAATTCATCGAGCGACGCCTGCTCTGGCAATGCACGACGCCGATGCGGGTGCGTGTGGCGGCTACGTTGAGAGACCTGATCTGCTACGAGGGGGATCGCTGCACCCACGGCCACACGATCGACGTCCGGCTCAGCCACCAGGAGCTGGCGGAACTCGTCGGGGCGGCCCGCCCGGTGGTCGGCGCCGAGCTGGTCCGGTTGCGGAAGGAGGGTTTGCTCGAGTACACCCGGTGCTATTTCTGCGTGGACGATCTGGAGGGACTGAATCGCATCGCCGATGGTTGACCTCGATCCGATCGCCCGGGCCTGTTTCCCGAGGCTGTCATCCAGATGACAGATCGCCGGCCGCCCGGGTGATACCCTCTTCGCTGGATGATTCGCCCCGGCGGTCGGCGGATTGCAGGGACTTCCCCTGAATCGACGAAGGGGCCGCCGCAGGAGATGGGGATCGATGAGCGACCGGCTGAAAGCCATCGGGCTGCATGTCTCGCGTTATGGCTTGGTGATCGTCCTCCTCTGGATCGGGGGGATGAAGTTCACCGCCTATGAGGCCCAGGGTATCGAGCCGATGGTGAGGAACAGCCCCTTGATGGGCTGGGCGTACCGGCTCGCGTCCGTCGGCGGGTTCTCCGCATTCCTCGGCGTCGTGGAGATCGCCGTCGGCCTGCTCATCGCCGCGCGCCGCGTTTGGCCCCTCGGCTCAGCCGTCGGCAGCGGGCTGGCCGTGGGCATGTTCGCGACCACGCTCACCTTCCTGATCACCACGCCTGGCTGGGAGCCGAGCCTGGGCGGCTTCCCGGCCCTCTCCGCCATGCCGGGCCAGTTCGTCCTGAAAGACATCGTGCTGCTGGGCGTGGCCCTGACGACTGCGGGCGAGGCGCTCGAAGCGGCCTGGCCGAACCGTAGCGGCAAGGTGGTGGAGCCTGGGGTCTGATTCACAATCCACCCGTCACTGATTAATCTACCCGAAGGGAGGTCGCCAGGCGGTCTGCCGAGGGGGCACCGATGATCCGCATCCAATTGCCAGCCAAGGAGGTCGAGGACCTGGAGTCGGACCTGCGGGGGACCACCGACCCGAAGCTCCGCACCCGGGTGCAGATCGTCCTGATGGCCCACCGGGGCCGCCCCCACGGCCAGATCGCCTGCGACACCGCCACCTCCCGCAGCACCGTCCAACGCTGGCTCAACGCCTACCCGGAGCGGGGCCTCGACGCCCTCCGGCCCCGCAAGCCGGGCAAGCCCCGACCCAAGCTGACCACATGACTCGCCCCAGTGCTCCAGAGTTGGGTCATCGAGGGGCCGCAGGCCTAGGGGCTGGATCGGGCCAACTGGACCCACGCCGAGTTGGCCGCTCACCTGTTCCGCACCCATGGCATCCGGGTCGGCAAGTCGGCGATGCAGGCCTTCTGCCGCAAGCACGACATCCGGCCGTATCGGCCGACCTACCGCTTCCTGCGAGGCGATCCCGAGAAGCAGGCCCGCCTGTGGATCACCGGCCTGGAGCCGGTCCATCGGAAGATCGGCGTGAAGACCGTCTTCGACCTGTCCGCCACGCCGTTCTACCTCAAGGGGTCCGGCTACCCGGAGGGGACGTTGTTCCCCTGGGTGGTCAGCGACTTCTCCCTGATGGACGCGATCGAGTCGGGCATCGTCAAGATCCCGCGCGTCCCCGTCGCCGACAACGCGATGACCGGCGACTACCCGAAATATCGCGACCTCTGGGTCCACATCCGCGACGGCCTGAAGGACGTGCGCCGGGGGCCGGAGGATGCCGGGACGCCCCCCCTCCTGCCCGGCCTGCTCGAAGGCGCGCTCCGGAGCCTGTACGGCCACTACGCGCGGAAGTTCGAGGAATGGGAGGCCGACGAGGAGTCGCGATCCAACGGCGGCACCCCGCCCGTGTTCATCGTCGTGTGCAACAACACGAACGTCAGCAAGGCCGTGTTCGACTACGTCTCGGGATACGAATCGGGGCGCCACCACCCCGACGGCGAGCCCGTCGTCGCCGGGGGCGACGTCTTGCCGCTGTTCGGCAACGTGAAGAATCAGCGCTGGATGCACCGGCCCAATACGATCCTCGTGGACAGCCGACAGCTCGAATCCGGCGAGAGCATGTCCGACGACTTCAAGAAGCTCGCGAAGCACCAGATCGAGGACTTCAAGGCCGAGTACCGGCGGCGGTTCCCCGGGCGGGACGCCGAGAACCTGACCGACGAAGACCTGATGCGCGAGGTGCTGAACACCGTCGGCAAGCCCGGCAAGCTCGGCGAGCAGATCCGCTGCGTCGTGTCGGTGTCGATGCTCACCGAGGGATGGGACTGCAACACGGTCACGCACATCCTCGGCGTCCGGGCGTTCGGCACCCGGCTGTTGTGCGAGCAGGTGATGGGCCGCGGGCTGCGACGGCGGAGCTACGCCGTCGGCGAGGACGGGATGATGGTCCCGGAGTACGCCGACATCTTCGGCGTGCCGTTCAGCGGCTTCCCGGTCGCCGGGCTGCCCGAGGAACGCGCGCCGGCCACGCCGAAGCCCGGCAAAGCCGTGCGGGCGGTCCCCGAACGCCTGGTTGGCGCGCCCTGGCTCGAAGTGACCTTCCCCCGCGTCGTCGGCTACCGGTTCGACGTCCCGGCCGATCGCCTCTCGGCGCGGTTCGACGCCTCGCACCGCGAGGTCCTGACCACCCAGGACATGCCGACGACCACCCTGAACGCCCCGATCATGGGCGAGAACGCCGAGCTGACGCTGGGCGACGCGCGGGGGATGCGGCCCCAGGCGGTCGCCTTCCGGCTCGCCACCCACCTGCAACAGCGCCACTTCCCCGACAAGTCCTGGCTGTTCCCGCAACTGGTCGGCATCGTCCGGGACTGGCTCGGCGACCCCGACGGCGACTCGCCGAACGTCGACTACGGCGACGACACGTTCCCGGGCCTGCTCCTCTTCGGCGAGAAGAAGCACGCGGTCTGCGAGAAGATCAGCCGGGCGATCATCGCGGCGTCGGGCGGGGCCCAGCGGCTCCGGGCCGAGACGCAGCGCGACGACGCCCTCGGGACCACGGCCGGCGTCTCCTTCGACACCGTGAAGACCTGCTGGACGACCGAGCCGACGAAATGCCACATCAACCTCGTCCCGCAGGACAGCGATTGGGAGACCATCGTCTGCCAGAAGCTCGAAGAGATCGACGAGGTGCGAGCCTACGCCAAGAACCAGGGGATCGGTTTCCGCATCCCCTACACCTGCGACGGCCGGCCCGGCAACTACTACCCGGACCTGATCGTCAAGCTCGACGACGGCCGCGGGACGACGGACCTCCTCAATTTGGTCCTGGAAGTGTCCGGGCAGCGGAAGAAGGAGAAGGACGCGAAGGTGCAGACGACGAAGACCATGTGGGTGCCGGGCGTGAACAACCTCGGAGCCTTCGGCCGATGGGCGTTCCTGGAGATCGACGGCTCGAACCTCCACAAGACGAAGCAGGAGATCCGCAAGCTCCTCGACGGGTAGATCCACGGGGCTGTTTACCCAAACAGGCCCTTTGGGTAAACACGCTTTCGGCCATCGGCGTTCGCGTGAATAGCCTGCATCCGCGACTTGCAGAAGACTTTGCACCGCCTCCCGCTCACATCGGTCAATACGCCCGAAGGAGCCGGGACGCCTCGTGAAACCCCTGTCCGCGGCGCAAACGGATCGACCGTGCCGACCAGATACTCGGGCTGCTCGACCAGCCGCTGACCGACGACTCTCCCACGCCCTGAAGGTGCCACGATGGCGAAGAAGAAGCCCGCAGCCGCCTCCGTCCCCGTCGACTCGCACAAGCACGTCGCCGACACGCGGCCGAACATCCCGACGCGGGAGACGGCGGCGTTCGCCGACGACGGGATCGGCCGGGCCGTGTATCAGCGCGACCGCTCGCTCGACCCGCAGCTCGTCTGGAAGGGGAAGGACGAGCAGGACGCGCGGCCGTTCGAGGTCCCCGCGGTGCCGCTGCACGTCCAGGAGAAGATCCACCCGCAGGCGATCGTCGAGGATGTGAAGCGTCGGGCGGCCGGCGCCAGGCCCGCCGCGAACACCCAGCTCGACCTGTTCGCCGACTTCAACGGCCTGGACGACTTCGCCAAGAAGCTGGAGTTCTACCAGCACGACCAGCACTGGACCAACCGCCTCATCCTCGGCGACAGCCTGCTCGTCATGGCCAGCCTCGCCGAGAAGGAGCGGCTCCGCGGCCAGGTCCAGTGCATCTACTTCGACCCGCCCTACGGCATCAAGTTCGGCAGCAACTGGCAGGTCAGCACCCGCAAGCGCGACGTCAAGGACGCCAAGGCCGAAGACCTCACCCGCCAGCCCGAGCAGATCAAGGCCTTCCGCGACACCTGGGAACTCGGCATGGGCTCGATACCGACTGGCTGGCTAGTATTTCGGTTAGACGTGCTGATATCTCGATCCTGTCCAATAAGGGCTGATTTCACCGGCGAAGGCGTCGGATCATCAGGTGGATCATGGCGATCTTGATGAAGGCCTCGCTGCTCTCGATCGTCCGCTCGTACTCCTTGGAGAGCCGGCGGGAGCGGCCCAGCCATCCGAACGTCCGCTCCACGATCCA
The DNA window shown above is from Paludisphaera mucosa and carries:
- a CDS encoding YkgB family protein, yielding MSDRLKAIGLHVSRYGLVIVLLWIGGMKFTAYEAQGIEPMVRNSPLMGWAYRLASVGGFSAFLGVVEIAVGLLIAARRVWPLGSAVGSGLAVGMFATTLTFLITTPGWEPSLGGFPALSAMPGQFVLKDIVLLGVALTTAGEALEAAWPNRSGKVVEPGV
- a CDS encoding Crp/Fnr family transcriptional regulator; the protein is MQLDKEWAEQFAGACANIPSSLRSSLPSGKFIYSGTPGGRCWVVTSGYVKLIDPRPDGNSVIRLIHGRGGLIGARPFASKAFHGFKTVQLEQAVAHGPAEVLEFERTAMENAALADPVLTRRLLESAAVRSEFIERRLLWQCTTPMRVRVAATLRDLICYEGDRCTHGHTIDVRLSHQELAELVGAARPVVGAELVRLRKEGLLEYTRCYFCVDDLEGLNRIADG
- a CDS encoding helix-turn-helix domain-containing protein — encoded protein: MIRIQLPAKEVEDLESDLRGTTDPKLRTRVQIVLMAHRGRPHGQIACDTATSRSTVQRWLNAYPERGLDALRPRKPGKPRPKLTT
- a CDS encoding cytochrome P460 family protein; protein product: MNRRWLMWAALIGGAFIASAWTAGESESLARQPAAKGSLVEFNEDGSIKQPAGFRKWVFLGAPVTPNDMNEGEASFPEFHNTYMDPESFAYVEQHGEYRDGTVIVKELTSVGSKVQPSGNGYFQGGFTGLEVSIKDGKRFAEEPGNWAYFSFGHKYPLKTGASRNKVASCNSCHDQNATNFVFSDVYPVLKDVLTKARTEQR